A window of Streptomyces sp. DG1A-41 contains these coding sequences:
- a CDS encoding serine/threonine protein kinase — translation MTPHPLLDIAEVARTEPYLRTVGEVFRAFRDQDSGCVSYGVRLGDGERWFVKEATTDAAQHSLNRAWAFHRAVRHPVIVPQPHRFAAGDGRTAVVMPWRRGESMYSPARLRHAGPLARFQALPVPRGLRAVDHLLDAHLAVEAAGFVSVDLYDGAFLYDFDAGELHLIDLDEYRPGPFVLQADRLPGSRRFMAPEEWRRGSTIDTRTTVHALGRAVRLLLDTAAEEHTWRGAAAQLTIVERATRPDPVERFTSVAELAAAWRSSAHGAPDNAA, via the coding sequence GTGACGCCGCATCCCCTGCTGGACATCGCCGAGGTCGCTCGGACCGAGCCGTATCTGCGCACGGTGGGCGAGGTCTTCCGGGCCTTCCGCGACCAGGACTCGGGGTGCGTGTCGTACGGGGTCCGGCTCGGCGACGGGGAACGCTGGTTCGTGAAGGAGGCGACGACCGACGCCGCCCAGCACTCGCTGAACCGCGCCTGGGCCTTCCACCGGGCGGTACGGCATCCGGTGATCGTCCCCCAGCCGCACCGGTTCGCGGCGGGGGACGGCCGTACGGCGGTGGTGATGCCCTGGCGTCGCGGGGAGTCCATGTACTCGCCCGCGCGGCTACGGCACGCGGGCCCCCTGGCCCGCTTCCAAGCCCTCCCCGTCCCCCGGGGCCTGCGCGCCGTCGACCACCTGCTGGACGCCCACCTGGCGGTGGAGGCGGCGGGATTCGTCTCCGTCGACCTCTACGACGGCGCGTTCCTCTATGACTTCGACGCCGGCGAACTCCACCTGATCGACTTGGACGAGTACCGTCCGGGCCCGTTCGTGCTCCAGGCGGACCGCCTGCCGGGCTCACGGCGCTTCATGGCCCCGGAGGAATGGCGACGCGGTTCGACGATCGACACCCGCACCACCGTGCACGCCCTGGGCCGCGCCGTCCGCCTTCTCCTGGACACGGCCGCCGAGGAGCACACCTGGCGGGGCGCGGCGGCCCAACTGACGATCGTGGAACGGGCCACGCGCCCGGACCCGGTCGAACGCTTCACGAGTGTGGCGGAGTTGGCGGCGGCGTGGCGGAGCTCGGCACACGGCGCCCCGGACAACGCCGCATGA
- a CDS encoding LacI family DNA-binding transcriptional regulator, whose product MASHGARGRSGGRPTLEEVAARAGVGRGTVSRVINGSPRVSDATRAAVEAAVAELGYVPNTAARALAANRTDAIALVVPEPETRFFAEPYFSDMLKGVGAELSETEMQLLLIFAGSDRERRRLAQYLAAHRVDGVLLVSVHADDPLPDLLAQLDIPAVISGPRSAAETLPSVDSDNYGGARQAVEHLLSRGRRRVAHITGRLDVYGAQRRIEGYRDALSDAGHEVDEALIEPGDFTEGGGSRAMAALLERRPDLDAVFAASDVTAAGARQALREAGRRIPDDVALVGYDDSAIARHMDPPLTSVRQPIEVMGRRMIDLLLTEVADRRPLASRGLDRRQVVLATELVPRSSS is encoded by the coding sequence ATGGCAAGCCACGGAGCGCGGGGCCGAAGCGGTGGCCGGCCCACCCTCGAAGAGGTGGCGGCGCGCGCCGGTGTCGGCCGCGGCACGGTATCCCGGGTGATCAACGGATCGCCCCGGGTCAGCGACGCGACCCGCGCGGCCGTCGAGGCGGCGGTCGCCGAGCTCGGCTACGTCCCGAACACCGCGGCCCGCGCGCTGGCCGCCAACCGTACGGACGCGATCGCCCTGGTCGTGCCCGAGCCGGAGACCCGGTTCTTCGCGGAGCCGTACTTCTCGGACATGCTGAAGGGCGTCGGGGCGGAGCTGTCCGAGACGGAGATGCAGCTGCTGCTGATCTTCGCGGGCAGCGACCGCGAACGCCGCCGCCTCGCCCAGTACCTGGCCGCCCACCGGGTGGACGGCGTCCTGCTGGTCTCGGTCCACGCGGACGATCCGCTGCCCGACCTGCTGGCCCAGCTGGACATCCCGGCGGTGATCAGCGGCCCGCGATCGGCGGCGGAGACACTGCCGTCGGTCGACTCCGACAACTACGGCGGCGCCCGCCAGGCCGTCGAGCACCTGCTGTCCCGCGGCCGCCGCCGGGTGGCCCACATTACCGGCCGTCTCGACGTCTACGGCGCCCAGCGACGCATCGAGGGCTACCGCGACGCCCTGAGCGACGCGGGCCACGAGGTGGACGAGGCGCTGATCGAGCCGGGCGACTTCACGGAGGGGGGCGGCAGCCGTGCCATGGCGGCACTGCTGGAGCGCCGGCCCGACCTGGACGCGGTCTTCGCCGCCTCCGACGTCACCGCGGCCGGCGCCCGCCAGGCGCTGCGCGAGGCGGGGCGCCGCATCCCCGACGACGTGGCGCTCGTCGGCTACGACGACTCCGCCATAGCCCGCCACATGGACCCGCCCCTCACCAGCGTCCGCCAGCCCATCGAGGTGATGGGCCGCCGGATGATCGACCTCCTCCTCACCGAGGTCGCCGACCGCCGCCCCCTGGCATCCCGGGGGCTGGACCGACGGCAGGTCGTGCTCGCCACGGAGCTGGTGCCCCGGTCGTCGTCGTGA
- a CDS encoding extracellular solute-binding protein: MRARIRTARKAMVLAAAASLGAGLLAGCADDGKDDGSGSSSGGGNGKTTITLGLFGAFGFKEAGLYTEYEKLNPKIKIAENVVERNENYYPALLNHLTTNSGLQDVQAVEVGNIAEIVNTQAAKLEDLSKVSGVNKSDWLDWKWQQATTKDGQTIGLGTDIGPMAICYRKDMFEKAGLPTDRAEVAKLWAGDWAKLVDAGEKYKKNGPEGTTFMDSPGGLLNALLSSEKEKFYDASGKVIYKTNPAVRKAFDLTAEAAEKGLLGAQTQFQPSWDQTIANNKFAAMACPPWMLGYIKGKSNPDAKGKWDVAVAPKSGNWGGSFLTVPKSGKNVEEAKKLVAWLTAPEQQAKLFKVQGSFPSAQAAFSSPEVTGAKNDMTGDAPIGEIFAEAAKQIPVQTIGPKDQIIQQGLTDNGVILVTKGKSPEEAWETATKTIDNNLDQ; this comes from the coding sequence ATGCGAGCACGCATCCGAACCGCCCGCAAGGCGATGGTCCTCGCGGCCGCCGCGTCGCTGGGCGCCGGGCTGCTGGCCGGCTGTGCCGACGACGGCAAGGACGACGGCTCCGGCTCCTCGTCGGGCGGCGGCAACGGGAAGACGACGATCACGCTGGGACTTTTCGGCGCCTTCGGCTTCAAGGAGGCCGGCCTCTACACCGAGTACGAGAAGCTCAACCCGAAGATCAAGATCGCCGAGAACGTCGTCGAGCGCAACGAGAACTACTACCCCGCGCTCCTGAACCACCTCACCACCAACAGCGGTCTGCAGGATGTCCAGGCCGTCGAAGTCGGCAACATCGCCGAGATCGTCAACACTCAGGCCGCCAAGCTCGAGGACCTCTCCAAGGTTTCGGGTGTGAACAAGAGCGACTGGCTGGACTGGAAGTGGCAGCAGGCCACCACCAAGGACGGCCAGACGATCGGTCTGGGCACCGACATCGGCCCGATGGCGATCTGCTACCGCAAGGACATGTTCGAGAAGGCCGGTCTGCCCACCGACCGCGCGGAGGTCGCCAAGCTGTGGGCGGGCGACTGGGCCAAGCTCGTCGACGCGGGCGAGAAGTACAAGAAGAACGGGCCCGAGGGCACCACCTTCATGGACTCCCCCGGCGGTCTGCTCAACGCGCTCCTCAGCAGTGAGAAGGAGAAGTTCTACGACGCCTCCGGCAAGGTCATCTACAAGACCAACCCGGCCGTGCGCAAGGCCTTCGACCTGACCGCCGAGGCCGCAGAGAAGGGCCTGCTCGGCGCGCAGACGCAGTTCCAGCCGTCTTGGGACCAAACGATCGCCAACAACAAGTTCGCCGCGATGGCCTGCCCGCCGTGGATGCTCGGCTACATCAAGGGCAAGTCGAATCCGGACGCCAAGGGCAAGTGGGACGTGGCCGTGGCGCCCAAGTCCGGCAACTGGGGCGGCTCCTTCCTGACGGTGCCGAAGAGCGGCAAGAACGTCGAGGAGGCCAAGAAGCTGGTCGCCTGGCTGACCGCGCCCGAGCAGCAAGCCAAGCTGTTCAAGGTGCAGGGCAGCTTCCCCAGCGCGCAGGCCGCGTTCAGCAGCCCCGAGGTCACCGGCGCGAAGAACGACATGACCGGGGACGCCCCGATCGGTGAGATCTTCGCCGAGGCCGCCAAGCAGATCCCGGTGCAGACGATCGGCCCCAAGGACCAGATCATCCAGCAGGGCCTGACGGACAACGGCGTCATCCTCGTGACGAAGGGCAAGTCGCCGGAGGAGGCCTGGGAGACGGCCACCAAGACCATCGACAACAACCTGGACCAGTGA
- a CDS encoding carbohydrate ABC transporter permease: MTTTVTPPETAPAQGPKRTRRPKSARAGGQMHAGPIAYVILILFTIGSLFPLVWTAIAASRDNQRLAQTPPPLWFGSNLFDKIEIAWTDANLGEAFLNTTIVAGISAATIVFLSTIAGFAFAKLRFKGRNAMMLIVIGTMMVPPQLSVIPLYMMVAKLDWTDQLQAVIFPSLVSAFGVFFMRQYLLQALPDEIIEAARVDGASSWRVIWHVVFPAARPAMAVLGMLMFVQTWNDFLWPFLVLTQNGNPTVQVAVAALGRGYTPDQSLIMAGALLGTLPLLLVFAIFGKQIVGGIMQGAVKG; the protein is encoded by the coding sequence GTGACGACGACTGTGACGCCCCCCGAGACGGCACCCGCACAGGGGCCAAAACGTACCCGCCGACCGAAGTCCGCCCGGGCCGGCGGGCAGATGCACGCGGGCCCGATCGCCTACGTCATCCTCATCCTGTTCACGATCGGCTCGCTGTTCCCGCTGGTGTGGACCGCGATCGCCGCCTCCCGTGACAACCAGCGCCTTGCGCAGACCCCGCCGCCGCTCTGGTTCGGCTCGAACCTGTTCGACAAGATCGAGATCGCCTGGACGGACGCCAACCTCGGTGAGGCGTTCCTCAACACCACGATCGTGGCGGGCATTTCGGCGGCGACGATCGTGTTCCTGTCGACGATCGCCGGGTTCGCCTTCGCCAAGCTGCGTTTCAAGGGCCGCAACGCGATGATGCTGATCGTGATCGGCACGATGATGGTGCCGCCGCAGCTGAGCGTGATCCCGCTGTACATGATGGTCGCCAAGCTCGACTGGACGGACCAGTTGCAGGCGGTGATCTTCCCGTCACTGGTGAGCGCGTTCGGTGTGTTCTTCATGCGGCAGTACCTGCTCCAGGCGCTGCCGGACGAGATCATCGAGGCGGCCCGCGTGGACGGCGCGAGCAGCTGGCGCGTGATCTGGCACGTGGTGTTCCCGGCCGCGCGGCCGGCGATGGCCGTGCTCGGCATGCTGATGTTCGTGCAGACCTGGAACGACTTCCTGTGGCCGTTCCTGGTGCTGACCCAGAACGGCAACCCGACCGTGCAGGTCGCGGTCGCCGCGCTGGGCCGTGGCTACACTCCCGACCAGTCGCTGATCATGGCGGGCGCGCTGCTCGGCACGCTGCCGCTGCTGCTGGTCTTCGCGATCTTCGGCAAGCAGATCGTGGGCGGCATCATGCAGGGCGCCGTCAAGGGCTGA
- a CDS encoding GH1 family beta-glucosidase, producing MPDSENPATTVTFPPAFLWGAATSAYQIEGAVREDGRTPSIWDTFSHTPGKTAGGDTGDIAVDHYHRYREDVALMAELGLGAYRFSISWSRVQPTGRGPAVQKGLDFYRRLVDELLSKGIKPAVTLYHWDLPQELEDAGGWPERDTAYRFAEYAQIVGEALGDRVEQWMTLNEPWCSAFLGYASGVHAPGRTDPAASLRAAHHLNLAHGLGASALRSVMPARNSLAISLNSSAVRPLSQNPADLAAARKIDDLANGVFHGPILHGAYPESLYVATAELTDWDYVLDGDLTLINQPLDALGLNYYTPALVSAADPSATGPRADGHGSSAHSPWPAADDVAFHQTPGDRTEMGWTIDPTGLHELIMRYTREAPGLPLYITENGAAYDDKIDSDGRVHDPERVAYLHGHLSAVRRAIADGADVRGYFLWSLMDNFEWSYGYGKRFGAVYVDYATLERTPKSSAHWYAKAARTGTLPEVEAV from the coding sequence ATGCCTGACTCCGAGAACCCGGCCACTACGGTGACCTTCCCTCCGGCCTTCCTCTGGGGCGCGGCGACCTCCGCGTACCAGATCGAGGGTGCGGTGCGGGAGGACGGCCGTACGCCGTCGATCTGGGACACCTTCAGCCACACGCCGGGCAAGACGGCCGGTGGCGACACCGGTGACATCGCTGTCGACCACTACCACCGCTACCGCGAGGACGTGGCGCTGATGGCGGAGCTGGGCCTGGGCGCCTACCGCTTCTCCATCTCGTGGTCGCGGGTGCAGCCGACCGGCCGGGGTCCGGCCGTGCAGAAGGGCCTGGACTTCTACCGCCGGCTGGTCGACGAGCTGCTGTCCAAGGGCATCAAGCCGGCCGTCACGCTCTACCACTGGGATCTGCCCCAGGAATTGGAGGACGCGGGCGGCTGGCCGGAGCGTGACACGGCGTACCGTTTCGCGGAGTACGCGCAGATCGTCGGCGAGGCGCTGGGCGACCGGGTCGAGCAGTGGATGACGCTCAACGAGCCGTGGTGCAGCGCGTTCCTCGGCTATGCCTCCGGGGTGCACGCCCCGGGCCGTACGGACCCGGCGGCGTCGCTGCGTGCCGCGCACCACCTGAACCTGGCGCACGGGCTGGGCGCTTCCGCGCTGCGGTCGGTGATGCCGGCCCGCAACTCCCTGGCGATCAGTCTCAACTCCTCGGCGGTCAGGCCGCTTTCGCAGAACCCGGCGGACCTGGCGGCGGCCCGGAAGATCGACGACCTGGCCAACGGCGTCTTCCACGGCCCGATCCTGCACGGCGCGTACCCGGAGTCGCTGTACGTGGCGACGGCGGAACTCACGGACTGGGACTACGTCCTCGACGGCGACCTGACGCTGATCAACCAGCCGCTGGACGCGCTGGGCCTCAACTACTACACGCCCGCGCTGGTCTCGGCGGCCGACCCCTCGGCGACGGGGCCGCGCGCCGACGGCCACGGCTCCAGCGCCCACTCGCCCTGGCCGGCCGCGGACGACGTCGCCTTCCACCAGACGCCCGGCGACCGCACGGAGATGGGCTGGACGATCGACCCGACCGGCCTGCACGAGCTGATCATGCGCTACACCCGGGAAGCGCCGGGCCTGCCGCTGTACATCACCGAGAACGGCGCGGCCTACGACGACAAGATCGACTCGGACGGCCGGGTGCACGACCCGGAGCGCGTCGCCTACCTGCACGGCCACCTGTCGGCGGTCCGCCGCGCGATCGCCGACGGCGCGGACGTCCGCGGCTACTTCCTGTGGTCCCTGATGGACAACTTCGAGTGGTCCTACGGCTACGGCAAGCGCTTCGGCGCGGTGTACGTCGACTACGCGACGCTCGAACGGACGCCGAAGTCCAGCGCTCACTGGTACGCGAAGGCGGCTCGCACCGGAACGCTGCCGGAGGTGGAGGCGGTCTAG
- a CDS encoding glycoside hydrolase family 36 protein, whose protein sequence is MHHPFTPLASVPVDLRNARVHEEGWQSWSPSGAYLLGTAPYRPAGANWATVCYRPGVTVPDGVFQGEGLLALDPGDGSAVRLWAAAEPTREVPSIRLAVRDGVAEVAADGLVKEWTGEDIHSVLGDWASGLGLAAPRPAPTVWCSWYEYFTEVTEDDIHENLRAMDTLDLPVDVVQIDDGYQRALGDWLTLSGRFRSRAGTADKIRSRGRRAGIWTAPFLVDPASELAAEHPDWLVRDTVGGFAHAGRNWGHDLRVLDTTHPDAAAYLTEVFTTLRAEGYDYFKVDFLYAGALDGVRHADVDPLTAYRSGIELIREAIGPDSYLLGCGAPMLPSIGLFDAMRVSPDTAPHRRPEADDYSQPGQDPAEFTGAARQWQHDRLWINDPDCLMARPAVETREQWAAHVESTGGLMASSDRLLSLDEWGVETTRRLLTPHRVTSP, encoded by the coding sequence GTGCACCACCCCTTCACGCCGCTGGCCTCCGTGCCCGTCGACCTCCGCAACGCCCGTGTCCACGAGGAGGGCTGGCAGTCCTGGAGCCCCAGCGGCGCCTACCTCCTCGGCACGGCTCCGTATCGCCCGGCGGGCGCCAACTGGGCCACGGTCTGCTACCGGCCCGGCGTCACCGTCCCCGACGGCGTCTTCCAGGGCGAGGGCCTGCTGGCGCTCGACCCCGGCGACGGCTCGGCGGTCCGGTTGTGGGCGGCGGCCGAGCCGACGCGTGAGGTGCCGTCGATCCGGCTCGCCGTACGGGACGGGGTCGCGGAGGTCGCTGCCGACGGCCTGGTGAAGGAGTGGACGGGCGAGGACATCCATTCGGTGCTCGGTGACTGGGCGTCCGGTCTCGGCCTCGCCGCCCCGCGCCCGGCGCCCACGGTCTGGTGCTCCTGGTACGAGTACTTCACGGAGGTCACCGAGGACGACATCCACGAGAACCTCCGCGCGATGGACACCCTTGACCTGCCCGTCGACGTCGTCCAGATCGACGACGGCTACCAGCGGGCCCTCGGCGACTGGCTCACCCTCTCCGGCCGCTTCCGCTCCCGCGCCGGAACCGCCGACAAGATCCGCTCCCGCGGCCGCCGCGCCGGCATCTGGACGGCACCGTTCCTTGTGGACCCGGCGAGCGAACTGGCCGCCGAACACCCCGACTGGCTGGTCCGGGACACCGTCGGCGGCTTCGCCCACGCCGGCCGCAACTGGGGCCACGACCTGCGCGTCCTGGACACCACCCACCCGGACGCGGCGGCGTACCTGACCGAGGTCTTCACGACCCTGCGCGCCGAGGGCTACGACTACTTCAAGGTGGACTTCCTGTACGCGGGCGCCCTGGACGGCGTACGCCACGCGGACGTCGACCCCCTCACGGCGTACCGATCGGGCATCGAGCTGATCCGCGAGGCGATCGGCCCGGACTCCTATCTCCTGGGCTGCGGCGCCCCGATGCTCCCCTCCATCGGTCTGTTCGACGCCATGCGCGTCAGCCCCGACACGGCCCCGCACCGCCGCCCCGAGGCAGACGACTACTCCCAGCCGGGCCAGGACCCGGCCGAGTTCACGGGTGCGGCCCGCCAGTGGCAGCACGACCGCCTCTGGATCAACGACCCCGACTGCCTGATGGCCCGCCCGGCTGTCGAGACCCGCGAACAGTGGGCGGCACACGTGGAGTCCACAGGGGGTCTGATGGCCTCCAGCGACCGCTTGCTGTCGCTGGACGAGTGGGGCGTGGAGACGACCCGCAGGCTCCTGACGCCCCACCGCGTCACCTCGCCCTGA
- a CDS encoding carbohydrate ABC transporter permease, translating to MSTAAGAHKQRTPIRPARVLLHTFLVVTALAWLAPLLWALLAAMRPYAETSDKGYVSWPDKLTFDNFTNAFTQSDMLHYFGTTLIVAVPAVLLTLLLSSMVAFYVSRFDFRLNLALLLVFTAGNLLPQQVIITPLYRLYLLIDLPGITVSGKLYDSALGLVLIHVAFQSGFCAFVLSNYMRSLPHELTEAALVDGASVWRLYWQIVLPLCKPAMAALATLLSIWIYNDFFWAIVLISTGENMPITSALNNLSGQYFTDPNLVAAGALLTAIPTLIVYFVLQRQFVSGLTLGANKG from the coding sequence ATGAGCACCGCCGCCGGCGCTCACAAGCAGCGCACCCCCATCCGCCCCGCCCGGGTCCTGCTGCACACCTTCCTCGTCGTCACGGCACTGGCCTGGCTGGCGCCCCTGCTGTGGGCCCTGCTCGCGGCGATGCGGCCGTACGCGGAGACCAGCGACAAGGGCTATGTCTCCTGGCCCGACAAGCTGACCTTCGACAACTTCACCAACGCCTTCACGCAGTCGGACATGCTGCACTACTTCGGCACCACACTGATCGTCGCCGTGCCGGCCGTGCTGCTGACCCTGCTGCTGTCGTCGATGGTCGCCTTCTACGTCAGCCGCTTCGACTTCCGCCTCAACCTGGCGCTGCTGCTGGTCTTCACCGCCGGCAACCTGCTGCCCCAGCAGGTCATCATCACCCCGCTGTACCGGCTGTACCTGCTGATCGACCTGCCCGGCATCACGGTGAGCGGCAAGCTCTACGACTCCGCCCTCGGCCTGGTCCTGATCCATGTGGCGTTCCAGTCCGGGTTCTGCGCGTTCGTGCTGAGCAACTACATGCGCTCGCTGCCGCACGAACTGACCGAGGCCGCCCTCGTCGACGGCGCCTCCGTCTGGCGCCTGTACTGGCAGATCGTGCTGCCACTGTGCAAGCCCGCGATGGCCGCCCTGGCCACCCTGCTGTCCATCTGGATCTACAACGACTTCTTCTGGGCCATCGTCCTGATCTCCACCGGCGAGAACATGCCGATCACCTCGGCGCTGAACAACCTCTCCGGCCAGTACTTCACCGACCCCAACCTGGTCGCCGCCGGCGCCCTGCTCACCGCGATCCCGACCCTGATCGTCTACTTCGTCCTCCAGCGGCAGTTCGTCAGCGGCCTGACGCTCGGCGCCAACAAGGGCTGA
- a CDS encoding sugar ABC transporter permease: MTATPAKVPETADEPAPGPAPASKPVKVPHGHKRLLTRRDRLTLGLMAGVPTILHVALVWLTALASIALAFTSWNGIGFDSIQWVGFQNFRELFTSNPQFWPAVEHNVIWFVVLIVLPTPFGLFLAVQLDKKIRFSRVYQTAFFLPVVVSMAVIGFVWQLVYNPDTGLINSLIGANKPGHYIDWIGDPDLNLWAILVAASWRHAGYMMILYLAGLKSVDPALREASALDGANEWQTFKNVVFPTLRPTNTVVLVVTIIEALRAFDLVFVFNKGAQGTELLSILVTNNIIGESSRIGYGSAIAVVLLVISLAVIIPYLIATFRKERRA, translated from the coding sequence ATGACTGCCACCCCCGCCAAGGTCCCGGAGACGGCCGACGAGCCGGCTCCGGGGCCCGCCCCCGCGTCCAAGCCCGTCAAGGTGCCCCACGGGCACAAGCGCCTGCTGACCCGCCGCGACCGGCTCACGCTCGGCCTGATGGCGGGCGTGCCGACGATCCTGCATGTCGCCCTCGTGTGGCTGACGGCCCTCGCCTCCATCGCGCTGGCCTTCACCAGCTGGAACGGCATCGGCTTCGATTCCATCCAGTGGGTCGGCTTCCAGAACTTCCGCGAACTGTTCACCAGTAACCCGCAGTTCTGGCCCGCCGTCGAGCACAACGTGATCTGGTTCGTCGTGCTCATCGTGCTGCCCACGCCCTTCGGCCTGTTCCTGGCCGTGCAGCTGGACAAGAAGATCCGCTTCAGCCGCGTCTACCAGACCGCGTTCTTCCTGCCGGTCGTGGTGTCGATGGCGGTCATCGGCTTCGTCTGGCAGCTGGTCTACAACCCCGACACCGGCCTGATCAACAGCCTCATCGGCGCCAACAAGCCCGGCCACTACATCGACTGGATCGGCGACCCGGACCTCAACCTCTGGGCCATCCTGGTCGCCGCCTCCTGGCGGCACGCCGGCTACATGATGATCCTGTACCTGGCCGGCCTCAAAAGCGTCGACCCCGCCCTGCGCGAGGCCTCCGCGTTGGACGGCGCCAATGAGTGGCAGACGTTCAAGAACGTCGTCTTCCCGACCCTGCGGCCCACCAACACCGTCGTCCTGGTCGTCACGATCATCGAGGCCCTGCGCGCCTTCGACCTGGTCTTCGTCTTCAACAAGGGCGCCCAGGGGACCGAACTGCTGTCGATCCTGGTGACCAACAACATCATCGGCGAGTCCAGCCGCATCGGATACGGCTCCGCCATCGCCGTCGTCCTGCTGGTCATCTCGCTCGCGGTGATCATCCCGTATTTGATCGCCACCTTCCGGAAGGAGCGGCGCGCATGA
- a CDS encoding ABC transporter substrate-binding protein encodes MHDLSPSGLSLPAPSRRTLLRGVGGAALLGAGIPLLSACGGSGTAADPKTVSLGSNSSDAVPKKAFAEIYAAFTKQSGIKVDVNTKDHNTFQEQINSYLQGTPDDVFTWFAGYRMQFFASKKLATPIDDVWQKIGGNFPEAMKKLSKGEDGKYYFVPLYTYPWAVFYRKSVFAQHGYKVPTTWDAFVALCKQMQKDGLVPIAFGDKDAWPAMGTFDQINFRTNGYDFHVELMAGKASWTDAKVRKVFDHWTEILPYHQEGAVGRTWQDAAQTLVAKKAGMYLLGTFVGQQFTNKADLDDLDFFAFPEIDPQFGQDTVEAPTDGFMLSKAPKNKAGAVKLLEYLGTPEAEQIYLKSDPNVVAASTKADTSSYTALQKKAYEMISGAKSLTQFMDRDSRPDFTSTVMQPALQNFVRNPKNVDSILSSIERQKKTIFASS; translated from the coding sequence ATGCACGACCTCTCTCCCTCCGGACTCTCCCTCCCCGCTCCCAGCCGCCGCACTCTCTTGCGCGGCGTAGGCGGCGCGGCCCTGCTCGGCGCCGGCATACCCCTGCTGAGCGCCTGCGGCGGCAGCGGCACGGCTGCCGACCCGAAGACGGTCAGCCTCGGCTCGAACTCCTCGGACGCGGTGCCGAAGAAGGCGTTCGCCGAGATCTACGCCGCCTTCACGAAGCAGTCCGGCATCAAGGTCGACGTGAACACCAAGGACCACAACACGTTCCAGGAGCAGATCAACTCCTACCTCCAGGGCACGCCCGACGACGTGTTCACCTGGTTCGCCGGCTACCGCATGCAGTTCTTCGCGTCGAAGAAGCTCGCCACCCCGATCGACGACGTGTGGCAGAAGATCGGCGGGAACTTCCCCGAGGCGATGAAGAAGCTCAGCAAGGGCGAGGACGGCAAGTACTACTTCGTGCCGCTGTACACGTACCCGTGGGCGGTCTTCTACCGCAAGAGCGTCTTCGCCCAGCACGGCTACAAGGTCCCCACCACCTGGGACGCCTTCGTCGCCCTGTGCAAGCAGATGCAGAAGGACGGCCTGGTCCCGATCGCCTTCGGCGACAAGGACGCCTGGCCCGCGATGGGCACCTTCGACCAGATCAACTTCCGCACCAACGGCTACGACTTCCACGTCGAGCTGATGGCGGGCAAGGCCTCCTGGACCGATGCCAAGGTGCGCAAGGTCTTCGACCACTGGACGGAGATCCTCCCCTACCACCAGGAGGGCGCGGTGGGCCGCACCTGGCAGGACGCGGCACAGACCCTGGTGGCGAAGAAGGCCGGCATGTATCTGCTGGGCACCTTCGTCGGCCAGCAGTTCACCAACAAGGCCGACCTGGACGACCTGGACTTCTTCGCCTTCCCGGAGATCGACCCGCAGTTCGGTCAGGACACCGTCGAGGCGCCGACCGACGGCTTCATGCTCTCCAAGGCCCCGAAGAACAAGGCGGGCGCCGTCAAGCTGCTGGAGTACCTGGGCACCCCCGAGGCCGAGCAGATCTACCTCAAGTCCGACCCGAACGTGGTGGCCGCCTCCACCAAGGCCGACACCTCCTCGTACACCGCGTTGCAGAAGAAGGCCTACGAGATGATCTCGGGCGCGAAGAGCCTGACGCAGTTCATGGACCGCGACTCCCGGCCGGACTTCACCTCCACGGTGATGCAGCCCGCACTCCAGAACTTCGTCCGCAACCCCAAGAACGTCGACAGCATCCTCTCGTCGATCGAGCGCCAGAAGAAGACGATCTTCGCCTCCTCGTGA